AAATTAAGCGATCTCATTGATTTTGATCTTAGTAAAATGGGTGCGATGACCAACTTTCTTTCTGAAGCCTTTTCTTCTCTTCATTTTGAAAGCGATCACTTTGTCGCCCTGAACATGCCCTAAGATCTGAGCTTTTACTACTGATTTTACATCAGTGCCAACTGTCAGCGTACCAGCGTTATCTGTCAACAGTACATCAGAAAACTCCACGTTATCTCCGATATTTCCTTGTAACTGCTGTACAAAAATTTCCTGGTCTTTTTGTACTTTAAATTGCTGACCTGCGATTTTTACAACTGCAAACATAAT
This window of the Chitinophaga sp. Cy-1792 genome carries:
- the rplU gene encoding 50S ribosomal protein L21; translated protein: MFAVVKIAGQQFKVQKDQEIFVQQLQGNIGDNVEFSDVLLTDNAGTLTVGTDVKSVVKAQILGHVQGDKVIAFKMKRRKGFRKKVGHRTHFTKIKINEIA